A stretch of the Porifericola rhodea genome encodes the following:
- a CDS encoding RagB/SusD family nutrient uptake outer membrane protein — MKKLLFSIFTFSFMLMYTGCGDDFLDRRDQTSVNSASFYQTEDDAIASVNAVYAPLQNFSLWGRRIHFLLDFASDEVASTPNTQGAPFELILHTFGPQGNEHIDNPWNMFYRMIAKANITLSEVPDMEIDQTVKDEVIGQARFLRALGYFYINALWNGGPLKTEENANDLATERATAEQIWSLVESDLNDAIAKLPWSWETTDAGRATKGAAKSLLGKAHLFQEEYAEAEAAFMDVINNGPYYLMGGEDDPAGAASTVEEAIQAMRTNHDFGVKNNGEAVFEVQFRSDAGGLSWDSGNSAGLAESTIRPHEYGVDGSSFYNAKPSPELLAAYEGNGGTAIGDRDPRFEAFFFTENDTIMQGGTAVPYADKISNVGYAFKKYQHSSDVSYSNDNNVNHDVIRYADVILMAAEAKIKTGSISEGIALINQVRRRADPTGGILQLRPENVSESQAMDFLISERRVELCSEQVRRLDLVRWGIAKDYIDNFQVNKHEYFPIPQTELNANEALTQADQNPGYN; from the coding sequence ATGAAAAAATTATTATTCTCAATATTCACTTTTTCCTTTATGCTGATGTATACAGGCTGTGGTGATGATTTTCTGGATAGAAGAGATCAGACCAGTGTAAACTCAGCTTCTTTTTACCAGACTGAAGATGATGCTATTGCCTCTGTTAATGCGGTATATGCCCCTCTGCAAAACTTCAGTCTATGGGGTAGAAGAATACACTTTTTGTTAGATTTTGCTTCCGATGAAGTGGCTTCTACTCCCAATACGCAGGGCGCTCCTTTTGAGCTTATACTTCATACTTTTGGCCCCCAGGGCAATGAGCATATTGATAATCCCTGGAATATGTTTTACCGCATGATAGCTAAAGCAAATATCACTCTTTCAGAGGTGCCTGATATGGAAATTGATCAGACAGTAAAAGATGAGGTAATTGGTCAGGCTAGATTCTTGAGAGCCCTTGGTTACTTTTATATCAATGCATTATGGAATGGTGGGCCACTCAAGACAGAGGAGAACGCTAACGATTTAGCAACAGAAAGAGCTACAGCAGAGCAGATCTGGAGCCTTGTAGAATCAGACCTGAATGACGCTATTGCAAAATTGCCATGGAGCTGGGAAACTACTGATGCGGGTAGAGCTACTAAAGGAGCAGCAAAATCCTTACTTGGTAAAGCTCATCTATTTCAGGAGGAGTATGCAGAAGCAGAAGCAGCTTTTATGGATGTAATTAACAATGGACCCTACTATCTTATGGGAGGAGAAGATGACCCGGCAGGAGCGGCTAGTACCGTAGAAGAAGCCATTCAGGCCATGCGTACTAATCATGATTTTGGTGTAAAAAATAATGGTGAAGCTGTATTTGAGGTCCAGTTTAGATCAGATGCCGGAGGCTTAAGCTGGGATAGTGGAAACTCAGCCGGTTTGGCGGAGTCTACGATTCGCCCGCATGAGTATGGGGTAGATGGTTCTTCGTTTTACAATGCAAAACCCAGTCCTGAACTTCTGGCGGCCTATGAAGGAAACGGAGGAACAGCCATCGGCGATCGCGATCCGCGTTTTGAAGCATTTTTCTTTACTGAAAACGACACTATTATGCAAGGAGGCACCGCCGTACCTTACGCAGATAAGATCTCTAATGTAGGCTATGCTTTTAAAAAATATCAGCACAGCTCAGATGTATCATACTCTAATGATAACAATGTAAACCATGATGTTATTCGTTATGCTGATGTTATCCTGATGGCTGCTGAAGCCAAAATTAAGACCGGTAGCATAAGCGAAGGTATCGCTTTAATTAACCAAGTGAGAAGAAGAGCCGATCCGACGGGGGGGATATTACAGTTACGTCCAGAAAATGTAAGTGAAAGCCAGGCTATGGATTTTTTGATTAGTGAAAGAAGAGTAGAGCTCTGCTCAGAACAGGTAAGGAGGCTTGATCTGGTAAGATGGGGTATTGCAAAGGACTATATTGACAATTTTCAGGTCAATAAGCACGAATATTTTCCCATTCCTCAGACTGAGCTAAATGCAAATGAAGCTCTTACGCAAGCCGATCAAAACCCGGGCTACAATTAA
- a CDS encoding VCBS repeat-containing protein has translation MRLFFPLYSLLLLCYCVLNGCTPETDSEKLFERISSSESGIYFINQIEENDTLNVIDYPYIYNGSGVGVGDVNNDGLTDIFFAGNAVNNQLYLNRTEVGQGSRLQFEDISQQANIDINRWCTGVAMVDINQDGHLDIYVSVANKFNQKASRNLLFINDGNDPPSFSEMAQAYGLDDEGYSTQAAFLDYDKDGDLDMYLLTNGMETFSHNNTRPKKTNGEGVSNDKLYRNEGIGPGGHPVFKDVSREAGILTEGYGLGITVNDLNQDGWPDVYAANDFITNDLMWINNGEGSFTDKATDYLKHQSHNGMGTDIADYNNDGLVDIVVLDMLPEDNLRQKTMLPKMNFEKFDLALDMGYTPQYMRNTLQLNNGLSPSGELSFSEIGHLAGIYKTDWSWSSLFADYDNDGYRDLLITNGYAKDVTDLDYIMYQSSATQFGTQESRDSTSKRLTSLLKPAKVHNYIYRNQQDLTFEDKSEAWGIATPSFSNGTAFADLDNDGDLDLVMNNINDEAFIFQNQAKRGNNHYISFRLHGPKGNLAGLGTKITLWYNEQRQYHYHTVYRGYKSSVDEKAHFGLGQYTLLDSIWVEWPDGSTQRLYHVNANQILELNYKDAQPLKLPSSPAPAPLLTMHAVPKLLHQENDFIDFHYQSLLPRRYSRDGPALAVGDINGDGLDDMYMGGANGFSGYLLVQQANGSFATTPLEEKQKSEDMGALFFDADQDGDNDLYVVSGGNEFYEGHEAYQDRLYLNDGQGNFTLTAQALPDMKTSGSCVVAADYDQDGDLDLFVGGRLRPQKYPLPPRSYILRNNGGTFTDVTESVAPALSQIGLVTAALWTDFDGDGQVDLLVAGEWMPLTFMRNQKGKFENETAQTGLPNTSGWWNSLLAEDFDQDGDLDYLAGNLGLNSKFSVSAKEPLSIYVKDFDQNNTIDPIMAYYNMGEEYPVAPRDALLGQIIQLRRRFPRYETYGQAKFSDVFTGEELEDAYVLQSVHMQSSYLENLGNGKFKISPLPLKAQFAPIYGMLAEDVNADGYPDLICVGNSYATETQTGQYDAGIGNVLLGNGKGDFLPASMQESGFWVDTDAKAMTRIMGEDQQPQYWISSNADSLKAYAKAASPQDLLMIPLRYDDFFAIAEYKNGKTYKREFHYGEGYLSQSSRTWCVAADSISEVTIYNYSGSKRSIDMSKIQISYKNQE, from the coding sequence ATGCGTCTTTTTTTTCCATTATATAGCTTGCTACTTCTCTGCTACTGTGTCCTGAACGGATGTACCCCCGAAACAGATAGCGAAAAGCTTTTTGAGAGGATTTCCTCATCCGAAAGTGGTATTTATTTTATTAACCAGATAGAAGAAAATGACACTCTCAATGTCATTGACTACCCTTACATTTATAATGGAAGTGGAGTAGGCGTAGGCGATGTAAACAATGACGGGCTAACGGATATCTTTTTTGCGGGTAATGCAGTAAACAATCAGTTATACCTTAACCGAACTGAAGTCGGGCAAGGTAGCAGACTTCAATTTGAAGACATCAGTCAGCAGGCAAACATTGATATTAACCGATGGTGTACCGGAGTAGCCATGGTAGACATCAACCAGGATGGTCACCTGGATATTTATGTAAGTGTAGCCAATAAATTTAACCAGAAAGCCAGCAGAAACCTTTTGTTTATCAACGATGGCAATGACCCTCCCTCTTTTTCAGAAATGGCTCAGGCTTATGGTCTGGACGATGAGGGCTACTCTACTCAGGCTGCTTTTCTAGATTATGACAAGGATGGTGATCTGGATATGTACCTCCTGACCAACGGCATGGAGACGTTTAGCCATAATAATACCCGCCCTAAAAAAACGAACGGAGAAGGTGTAAGTAACGATAAGCTTTATAGAAATGAAGGTATTGGCCCCGGTGGTCATCCAGTTTTTAAAGATGTAAGCCGGGAAGCTGGTATACTTACAGAAGGCTACGGACTAGGTATTACTGTAAACGACCTGAACCAGGATGGCTGGCCAGATGTATATGCTGCTAATGATTTTATAACGAACGACCTGATGTGGATAAATAATGGTGAGGGAAGCTTTACCGATAAGGCTACTGACTACCTTAAACATCAGTCACATAATGGTATGGGTACCGATATTGCAGACTATAACAATGACGGCCTGGTGGATATAGTAGTGCTGGACATGCTTCCGGAAGATAACCTCCGGCAGAAAACCATGCTGCCTAAGATGAATTTTGAGAAGTTTGATCTTGCTTTGGATATGGGTTATACTCCCCAATACATGAGAAACACCCTACAGCTTAACAATGGGCTTAGTCCGAGTGGAGAGCTTTCCTTTAGTGAGATTGGACACCTGGCAGGTATCTACAAAACAGACTGGAGTTGGAGTTCACTCTTTGCTGATTATGATAACGATGGCTATCGTGACCTGCTTATTACCAACGGCTATGCTAAAGATGTAACTGACCTGGACTACATTATGTACCAGTCTTCTGCCACTCAGTTTGGCACTCAGGAGAGCCGGGATTCTACCTCTAAACGGCTCACTTCTTTACTAAAACCGGCCAAAGTACATAACTACATCTACCGTAACCAACAGGATCTTACTTTTGAAGATAAATCAGAAGCCTGGGGAATAGCCACTCCTTCGTTTTCTAACGGTACGGCATTCGCTGATCTGGATAATGACGGCGACCTGGACCTGGTAATGAATAATATCAATGATGAAGCTTTTATCTTCCAAAACCAGGCTAAGAGAGGAAATAATCATTATATCAGCTTCCGTTTACATGGCCCAAAAGGCAATCTTGCAGGGTTGGGGACTAAAATTACGCTCTGGTATAATGAGCAACGGCAGTACCATTACCATACCGTATACCGGGGGTATAAATCCAGCGTAGACGAAAAAGCACACTTTGGTTTAGGGCAATATACATTGCTGGACTCTATCTGGGTAGAGTGGCCAGATGGTAGTACCCAGCGGCTTTATCATGTGAATGCCAACCAAATACTTGAGCTCAATTATAAAGACGCACAGCCTCTTAAGCTGCCATCCAGCCCTGCTCCCGCCCCCTTACTTACGATGCATGCCGTACCAAAACTATTGCATCAGGAAAATGACTTTATTGACTTTCACTACCAGAGCCTGCTGCCCCGGCGCTACTCTCGAGATGGCCCTGCACTAGCCGTAGGAGACATCAACGGAGATGGTTTAGATGATATGTATATGGGAGGAGCCAATGGTTTTTCTGGCTACTTACTCGTTCAGCAGGCTAATGGTTCGTTTGCAACTACACCGCTGGAAGAAAAGCAGAAAAGTGAAGACATGGGCGCCCTGTTTTTTGATGCGGACCAGGATGGCGACAATGATTTGTATGTTGTAAGCGGAGGAAATGAATTTTATGAAGGACATGAGGCTTATCAGGATCGACTGTACCTGAACGACGGACAGGGAAATTTTACGCTTACAGCGCAGGCTTTGCCAGACATGAAAACCAGCGGTTCTTGTGTTGTGGCAGCTGACTATGATCAGGATGGTGACCTGGATTTGTTTGTAGGAGGCAGGCTACGCCCACAAAAATACCCACTCCCCCCCCGCTCCTACATATTACGTAATAATGGCGGCACTTTTACTGATGTTACCGAAAGTGTTGCCCCTGCACTTAGTCAGATCGGGCTGGTCACTGCTGCGCTCTGGACAGATTTTGATGGTGACGGGCAGGTAGATTTATTAGTAGCAGGAGAATGGATGCCTCTCACTTTTATGCGTAACCAAAAAGGAAAATTTGAGAATGAGACCGCTCAGACCGGCTTGCCCAATACCTCGGGCTGGTGGAACAGTCTGCTGGCCGAAGACTTTGATCAGGATGGTGACCTGGACTACTTGGCAGGCAATCTGGGGCTAAACTCCAAGTTTAGTGTCTCAGCTAAGGAGCCTCTTAGTATTTACGTCAAAGATTTTGATCAAAATAACACTATTGACCCCATAATGGCTTATTACAATATGGGAGAGGAGTATCCGGTAGCACCACGCGATGCACTGCTGGGCCAGATCATTCAATTGAGACGCCGCTTTCCACGCTACGAAACTTACGGACAGGCTAAGTTCTCCGATGTATTTACCGGGGAGGAACTGGAAGATGCTTACGTCCTCCAGAGTGTGCATATGCAAAGCAGCTATCTGGAAAATTTGGGCAATGGTAAATTCAAAATAAGCCCTCTGCCCTTAAAAGCTCAGTTCGCTCCTATTTATGGCATGCTGGCAGAAGATGTAAATGCTGATGGCTACCCTGATTTGATTTGTGTTGGTAACTCTTATGCTACAGAAACTCAGACGGGCCAGTATGATGCAGGCATAGGCAACGTATTGTTAGGCAACGGAAAAGGAGATTTTCTACCAGCGAGCATGCAGGAAAGCGGCTTTTGGGTAGATACCGATGCCAAAGCTATGACGCGGATTATGGGTGAAGACCAGCAGCCACAGTACTGGATATCCTCCAATGCGGATAGTCTTAAAGCTTATGCAAAAGCTGCCAGCCCGCAAGATTTACTGATGATCCCCTTGAGGTACGATGATTTTTTTGCTATCGCTGAGTATAAAAATGGTAAGACCTATAAAAGGGAGTTTCACTATGGTGAAGGTTACCTTTCTCAGAGCAGCAGAACATGGTGCGTAGCAGCCGACAGCATCAGTGAAGTGACGATATATAATTACTCTGGTAGTAAAAGAAGTATTGATATGAGCAAAATCCAAATCTCTTACAAAAATCAAGAATGA
- a CDS encoding four-helix bundle copper-binding protein yields the protein MKKHEDLIQKLADCLAACQFCADQCLAEDDVAKMIDCIRTDRDCADACQMAINFVARQSSNSKSVVDLCRNLCKACGDECAKHDMDHCQACANACRACEEACENFLKVAA from the coding sequence ATGAAAAAACACGAAGATCTAATCCAGAAACTAGCAGACTGTCTGGCGGCTTGTCAGTTTTGTGCCGACCAATGCCTGGCAGAAGACGATGTAGCAAAAATGATAGACTGTATTCGTACCGACCGTGACTGCGCGGATGCCTGCCAAATGGCGATCAATTTTGTAGCGCGCCAGAGTAGTAATTCCAAATCTGTTGTAGACTTATGTCGTAATTTATGTAAAGCCTGTGGTGATGAATGCGCCAAACACGACATGGACCACTGTCAGGCCTGTGCCAATGCTTGCCGTGCCTGTGAAGAGGCCTGCGAGAATTTCTTAAAGGTAGCGGCATAA
- a CDS encoding FecR family protein: protein MNEDQYIKLLFEKFIAGQCSRAELEILIDYINKTDDASNLPEIDEVQAQLEQMPDLDKTRSDSILANILTAEPQKKLVPQRKTKRISSLQMAAAIGGVLLLLGVCYQLFFASYTQEYITAYGEVRTVELPDGSEVMLNANSSLRWKGGWASYNVREVWLSGEGFFSVVHTEHDQKFVVHTSPGLSVEVLGTKFNVNDRQERIQVVLNEGKVKVKAPETYEKERLMEPGELLEYSEEGIHQQAVNTELYTSWRNNVLQFENTPLSEVFSLVKDNYGYEVHFEDNSIAQLRFSGFNAADDLKLLLQTLSKSFKLDIRKRDNVLIIKYK, encoded by the coding sequence TTGAACGAAGACCAATACATAAAACTACTGTTTGAAAAGTTTATCGCCGGGCAGTGTAGCAGAGCAGAGTTAGAAATACTGATAGACTATATCAACAAAACAGATGATGCGAGCAACCTACCGGAGATAGATGAGGTACAAGCCCAATTGGAGCAAATGCCGGATCTGGATAAAACTCGTTCTGATAGCATATTGGCTAATATTCTAACAGCAGAACCGCAAAAAAAGCTTGTTCCACAGAGAAAAACTAAGCGCATAAGCAGCCTGCAAATGGCAGCGGCTATAGGTGGGGTATTGCTGCTTCTGGGCGTGTGCTATCAGCTCTTTTTTGCCAGTTACACTCAAGAGTACATAACAGCCTATGGCGAAGTACGTACCGTTGAGCTTCCAGATGGCTCAGAAGTGATGCTAAACGCTAACTCCAGCCTACGGTGGAAAGGCGGATGGGCTAGTTATAATGTACGCGAGGTATGGCTGAGCGGAGAAGGTTTTTTCTCGGTAGTGCATACAGAGCACGATCAGAAGTTTGTTGTGCATACCAGCCCGGGGCTCAGTGTAGAAGTTTTAGGTACCAAATTTAATGTAAATGACCGTCAGGAGCGAATACAGGTAGTGCTCAACGAAGGTAAAGTAAAGGTGAAGGCTCCGGAAACCTACGAAAAAGAGAGGCTGATGGAGCCCGGAGAGTTGTTAGAGTACAGTGAGGAGGGCATACACCAACAGGCAGTTAACACCGAATTGTATACCTCCTGGCGAAATAATGTATTGCAGTTTGAAAACACACCCTTGAGTGAAGTGTTCAGCCTTGTTAAAGACAATTATGGTTATGAGGTTCATTTTGAGGATAACAGCATTGCTCAGCTAAGGTTTTCAGGCTTTAATGCGGCCGACGACCTTAAACTTTTGTTGCAAACCCTTAGCAAGTCATTTAAGCTAGACATACGCAAGAGAGATAATGTACTGATCATCAAGTACAAATAA
- a CDS encoding SusC/RagA family TonB-linked outer membrane protein: MRTSTRWQWISLTLFCLLLTSTTTYAQQRIVRGTVTSEDEGTLPGVNVLIKGSTTGTVTDMDGNYQISVPNDNAVLVFSSIGYTAEEVTVGNQSTINVELVPDIQSLSEVVVVGYGTQEKGVVTGAVSSVDMDQVQSLPLTSVEQTLQGRVPGVQVTQTGGGTPGGAVQVNIRGIGTINGETPLYVIDGVQVQQGQQGPDGYSILNSLNPSDIESIDILKDASAAAIYGSRASGGVVLITTKRGKSGPVKVNLDAYYGMQSQGSFYDVLSGPEYINYLQELHSGPDGQIPLAFDSNADGGGRLLNTDINTNWQDELYNPAPIQKYNVGLSGGNDNAVFSAGFEYFNQEGTMKGTSFDRLALRINSDFKIGKRIKVGESFLLSKTYREVNGGSGGRQPQEHAIKQAPTVSIFDNSFLGGYAHPDTDEGQDARNPIADAALLTNDQDRYQIFGSVYGELEIFKSLTYKLQLGLDFSYQNSLNYNPEFEQVRRLTTFSSITRNRSESINPLVEQTLTYQKSFGEHNLTVLGGWSAQETNYSNISISGQKLPPNVISVEAATENVTVSESDDEVALRSIFGRVSYDYANKYLVTANIRRDESSKLFRGTDPTGIFPSVSAGWRISEEAFMESVPFISDLKVRAGIGEVGNQAPLGPYPTDANLLTNYYYVLGNTPTAGISQSELANRSITWETSRQLDIGVDMGLLDNRIFINFDYYKRNTVDLILRASVPPSVGLGAPFVNAGEVENRGVEMGITYRKSVGDFQFDVNANLTTINNEVIALAGDEDVVLRSGSVTDDINEVSWTQVGESIGTFYGYESEGIFRDWDEVYSHAYINQEVTGTTDANGVPIYDTDARDAETAVDRTAPGDLKWKDQNGDGIVNSEDQVALGSPIPDFLYGLSFNAGYKGFDFQVFLQGSQGGEIYNAAKRWLVDFRQNFNQGAEALNATYYQPEYTASEPRIVRADPNRNVLRSSDRYVYDGSYARIKNLVVGYNFSASVLERINANKLRVYVSAQNLATFTSYYGLEPEVGSRTGDPRSNGIDRLLYPQPRTIIAGIQLGF, encoded by the coding sequence ATGAGAACATCTACCAGATGGCAGTGGATAAGCTTGACCTTGTTTTGCTTGCTACTGACCTCAACAACAACCTATGCACAGCAGAGAATCGTAAGAGGTACTGTTACCTCTGAGGATGAAGGAACGCTACCAGGTGTTAATGTACTGATCAAAGGAAGTACTACTGGTACCGTAACTGATATGGATGGAAACTATCAAATTTCTGTGCCTAATGACAATGCCGTACTGGTATTTTCTTCTATTGGCTACACTGCCGAAGAAGTGACCGTAGGTAACCAATCCACTATTAATGTTGAGCTTGTACCAGATATACAATCTTTGAGCGAGGTGGTAGTGGTTGGCTATGGTACACAGGAAAAAGGCGTAGTTACAGGAGCAGTATCTTCAGTAGATATGGATCAGGTACAAAGTCTGCCCCTTACCTCAGTTGAGCAAACCCTACAGGGACGGGTGCCCGGTGTACAGGTAACACAGACAGGCGGTGGAACCCCCGGAGGTGCCGTGCAGGTGAATATCAGAGGTATTGGTACTATCAATGGCGAAACTCCTCTTTATGTAATTGATGGAGTGCAGGTACAGCAAGGGCAACAGGGACCAGATGGCTATAGTATACTCAATAGTCTAAACCCTAGTGATATAGAGTCTATTGACATACTTAAAGATGCTTCGGCAGCGGCAATCTATGGCTCCCGAGCTTCTGGAGGAGTCGTGTTAATTACCACAAAAAGAGGGAAGTCTGGGCCTGTCAAGGTAAACTTAGATGCTTATTATGGTATGCAATCACAGGGAAGTTTCTACGATGTACTAAGTGGTCCTGAGTATATTAATTACCTACAAGAACTACATAGCGGTCCTGATGGTCAGATTCCTTTAGCTTTTGACTCCAATGCAGATGGAGGCGGACGCTTGCTGAATACTGATATCAATACGAACTGGCAAGACGAACTCTATAACCCCGCACCCATCCAAAAATACAATGTTGGACTCTCTGGCGGTAATGATAATGCGGTATTTAGCGCAGGTTTTGAATATTTTAATCAGGAGGGTACGATGAAAGGTACTTCTTTTGACAGACTGGCTTTACGTATCAATTCTGACTTTAAAATTGGCAAGAGAATAAAAGTAGGAGAAAGCTTTTTGCTGAGTAAAACATACCGTGAGGTAAACGGAGGCTCCGGGGGAAGGCAGCCTCAGGAGCATGCAATCAAACAAGCTCCTACGGTATCCATTTTTGATAACAGCTTTCTTGGAGGATATGCTCATCCGGATACTGACGAAGGGCAAGATGCCAGAAATCCAATTGCTGATGCTGCTCTGCTTACCAACGACCAGGATCGTTATCAGATATTTGGATCAGTATACGGAGAGTTGGAAATATTCAAGAGTTTAACTTATAAGTTACAGTTAGGTCTAGATTTTAGTTATCAGAATAGCCTTAACTACAACCCTGAATTTGAGCAGGTACGTCGTCTTACTACTTTTTCGTCTATTACTAGAAACCGCTCAGAGTCTATCAACCCTTTGGTAGAGCAGACTTTGACCTATCAGAAATCATTTGGAGAGCACAACCTTACCGTACTTGGAGGATGGTCAGCACAGGAGACCAACTACTCTAACATAAGCATAAGCGGGCAGAAACTTCCACCTAATGTAATCTCTGTAGAAGCAGCTACTGAAAATGTAACTGTAAGCGAGAGCGATGATGAGGTAGCTTTGCGCTCTATCTTCGGACGTGTATCTTACGATTATGCAAATAAGTATCTGGTCACAGCTAATATTCGTAGAGATGAATCTTCAAAGTTGTTTAGGGGTACAGACCCGACAGGAATATTCCCTTCAGTTTCTGCTGGATGGCGAATTAGTGAAGAAGCTTTCATGGAAAGTGTACCCTTTATCAGCGACCTGAAGGTTAGAGCGGGTATAGGAGAAGTAGGAAATCAGGCTCCTCTGGGGCCATACCCCACCGATGCTAATCTACTGACCAACTACTACTATGTGCTGGGTAACACACCAACAGCAGGAATCAGCCAGTCGGAGCTGGCAAACCGGAGTATAACCTGGGAAACATCTCGGCAACTGGACATTGGCGTAGATATGGGTTTATTGGACAACCGCATTTTTATCAACTTTGATTATTACAAGAGGAATACGGTTGACCTGATTTTGAGAGCTTCGGTACCTCCTTCTGTTGGTTTAGGAGCTCCTTTTGTCAATGCTGGAGAAGTAGAAAACCGCGGGGTAGAAATGGGTATCACCTATCGTAAATCAGTAGGTGATTTTCAGTTTGACGTAAATGCGAACCTGACTACTATTAACAATGAAGTAATAGCTCTGGCAGGTGATGAAGATGTAGTACTACGTTCTGGTAGTGTTACCGATGACATCAATGAAGTATCGTGGACTCAGGTAGGGGAGTCGATTGGTACTTTTTACGGCTACGAGAGTGAGGGTATCTTTAGAGACTGGGATGAAGTGTACAGTCATGCCTATATCAACCAGGAAGTAACGGGAACTACAGATGCTAATGGTGTGCCCATTTATGATACTGATGCCAGAGATGCGGAAACAGCTGTAGACAGAACTGCTCCTGGTGATCTTAAATGGAAAGATCAGAATGGTGACGGAATTGTCAACAGTGAGGACCAAGTAGCATTAGGTAGCCCAATACCTGACTTTCTTTATGGCTTATCGTTTAATGCCGGATATAAGGGGTTTGACTTCCAGGTTTTTCTACAGGGCTCTCAGGGGGGCGAAATTTATAATGCTGCTAAACGTTGGCTGGTAGACTTTCGCCAAAACTTTAATCAGGGAGCTGAAGCGCTGAATGCTACTTATTATCAGCCTGAATATACCGCCTCTGAACCCAGAATTGTAAGAGCAGACCCTAACAGAAATGTACTAAGAAGCTCTGACCGTTATGTATACGATGGGTCTTATGCCAGAATTAAAAATCTGGTAGTAGGTTATAATTTTTCTGCGTCAGTATTGGAGAGAATTAATGCGAATAAACTGAGAGTGTATGTGTCGGCTCAAAACCTCGCTACCTTCACCAGTTATTATGGACTGGAGCCAGAAGTTGGTTCTCGTACAGGCGATCCCCGTTCCAATGGTATTGATCGTTTGCTGTATCCTCAGCCCAGAACCATCATTGCAGGCATACAGCTTGGCTTTTAA
- a CDS encoding RNA polymerase sigma-70 factor, with amino-acid sequence MNIPNSDSEQKLVSMLKAGDESAFRLLFEKYSKIVYKYACLLTKSPLLAEEAVQEVFMKIWQTKNLLDPERSFKSFIFTITKHHVYNQLRKATNDDKLKAQVYYQQEFVCHTTENQIAFREMEKLQNEIISRLPTQRQLIFRMSRIQGLSHKEIAEKLGISTNTVKDQIVKATKTIKEYFRTHADVAVVLVYCIHFFL; translated from the coding sequence TTGAATATACCAAACTCAGATAGCGAACAGAAGCTGGTTTCCATGCTCAAGGCAGGAGACGAAAGTGCTTTTCGCTTGCTTTTTGAAAAGTATAGTAAGATAGTATATAAATATGCCTGCCTGCTTACCAAATCTCCCTTGCTGGCAGAAGAAGCTGTACAGGAGGTATTTATGAAGATATGGCAGACTAAAAATCTGCTTGATCCGGAGCGCTCCTTCAAGTCTTTTATCTTTACCATTACCAAACATCACGTATACAATCAGCTCCGCAAAGCTACAAATGACGACAAGCTAAAAGCCCAGGTGTATTATCAGCAGGAGTTTGTGTGCCATACCACAGAAAATCAGATTGCTTTTCGCGAAATGGAGAAGCTGCAAAACGAAATAATTTCCAGGCTACCTACACAAAGGCAGTTAATCTTTCGTATGAGCCGTATTCAGGGCCTTAGTCATAAAGAGATAGCAGAGAAACTGGGCATCTCTACCAATACAGTAAAAGACCAAATTGTAAAAGCTACAAAAACTATTAAAGAGTACTTTCGCACACATGCCGATGTAGCGGTGGTACTGGTCTACTGCATCCATTTTTTTCTATAA